A genomic stretch from Theobroma cacao cultivar B97-61/B2 chromosome 4, Criollo_cocoa_genome_V2, whole genome shotgun sequence includes:
- the LOC18602211 gene encoding vacuolar-sorting receptor 1, giving the protein MRENFGFLICVWILLWGNCLGRFVVEKNSLKVTSPESIKGVYECAIGNFGVPQYGGTLVGTVVYPKANQGACKIFDDFDISFKSKPGGLPTFLLVDRGDCFFTMKAWNAQKAGAAAILVADNKDEPLITMDTPEEEDASAEYVLNITIPSALVSKSLGDSIKKALSLGEMVNMNLDWTESLPHPDERVEYEFWTNSNDECGPKCDSQIEFVKNFKGAAQILEQKGYTQFTPHYITWYCPEAFILSKQCKSQCINHGRYCAPDPEQDFSKGYDGKDVVVQNLRQACLFKVANESGKPWLWWDYVTDFAIRCPMKDEKYTKECADQVIRSLGVDLAKIDKCIGDTEADVDNPVLKAEQDTQIGKGSRGDVTILPTLVINNRQYRGKLDRAAVLKAICAGFQETTEPAICLSEDIETNECLENNGGCWWDKNANITACRDTFRGRVCECPIVNGVKFSGDGYTHCEASGALHCEINNGGCWRKTQDGRTYSACVDDHSHGCKCPPGFKGDGVNSCEDVDECKEKLACQCPECKCKNTWGSYECSCSGGSLYMREHDTCIGKEASTKVSWGYVWAIIFGLVAAGAAGYAFYKYRIRRYMDSEIRAIMAQYMPLDNQPNNVHHPDI; this is encoded by the exons ATGAGAGAAAACTTTGGGTTTTTAATTTGTGTGTGGATTTTGTTATGGGGGAATTGCTTGGGGAGGTTTGTGGTGGAGAAGAACAGCTTGAAAGTGACGTCCCCAGAGTCAATCAAGGGAGTTTATGAATGCGCAATTGGGAATTTTGGGGTTCCTCAGTATGGCGGAACCTTGGTCGGTACTGTTGTCTATCCTAAAGCAAATCAAGGCGCATGCAAGATCTTTGATGATTTTGACATCTCCTTCAAATCAAAGCCTGGTGGACTCCCCACTTTTCTCCTTGTTGATCGTGGAG ATTGTTTCTTCACCATGAAGGCTTGGAATGCTCAGAAAGCTGGAGCTGCTGCTATTCTTGTTGCTGATAACAAGGATGAGCCGCTGATTACCATGGATACCCCTGAAGAAGAGGATGCTAGTGCTGAATACGTGCTGAATATCACCATTCCATCAGCCCTCGTTAGTAAATCATTAGGGGACAGTATCAAGAAGGCCCTAAGTCTGGGGGAAATGGTTAATATGAATCTTGACTGGACTGAGTCTCTTCCGCATCCTGATGAGCGGGttgagtatgagttttggacAAATAGCAACGATGAGTGTGGACCAAAGTGTGACAGCCAGATAGAATTTGTCAAGAACTTCAAAGGAGCTGCTCAAATACTTGAGCAGAAAGGGTACACTCAGTTCACCCCACACTATATAACGTGGTATTGCCCTGAAGCTTTTATTTTGAGCAAACAGTGCAAGTCACAGTGTATCAATCACGGGAGGTACTGTGCTCCGGATCCTGAGCAAGACTTTAGCAAAGGATATGATGGTAAAGATGTCGTGGTTCAAAATCTTCGCCAAGCTTGCCTTTTCAAAGTTGCTAATGAAAGTGGAAAGCCATGGCTTTGGTGGGATTATGTTACAGACTTTGCTATTCGCTGCCCAATGAAAGACGAGAAGTACACCAAAGAGTGTGCAGATCAAGTTATCCGGTCTCTTG GAGTTGATCTCGCTAAAATAGACAAATGTATTGGAGACACTGAGGCTGATGTGGACAACCCAGTTCTTAAAGCTGAACAAGACACACAG ATTGGCAAAGGCTCCCGTGGAGATGTGACTATACTGCCAACTCTTGTTATAAATAACAGACAGTATAGAG GGAAGTTGGACAGAGCAGCTGTTCTCAAGGCAATTTGTGCAGGTTTTCAAGAGACCACAGAGCCAGCAATTTGTTTAAGTGAAG ATATAGAAACTAATGAGTGCTTAGAAAACAATGGTGGGTGCTGGTGGGACAAGAATGCTAACATTACTGCATGCAGG GATACCTTCCGGGGAAGAGTGTGTGAATGCCCAATAGTTAACGGTGTAAAGTTTTCCGGGGATGGTTACACACATTGTGAAG CTTCTGGGGCTTTGCATTGTGAAATCAACAATGGAGGATGCTGGAGGAAAACACAAGATGGGAGGACATACTCAGCTTGTGTT GATGATCATTCACACGGTTGCAAGTGCCCACCTGGATTCAAGGGTGATGGAGTCAACAGCTGCGAAG ATGTCGATGAGTGCAAGGAGAAGCTGGCCTGCCAATGTCCTGAGTGCAAATGCAAAAATACCTGGGGCAGTTATGAGTGCAGCTGTAGTGGTGGTTCATTGTACATGCGAGAGCATGACACATGCATTG GTAAGGAGGCTAGCACAAAGGTAAGCTGGGGCTATGTTTGGGCAATAATTTTTGGCCTGGTTGCTGCTGGTGCTGCAGGATATGCCTTTTACAAATACAGAATCCGG